In the genome of Desulfofarcimen acetoxidans DSM 771, one region contains:
- a CDS encoding radical SAM protein: protein MNLNQWQQTLQARFKGIYSIPQLLEEIEASHKKLLRGFDRKANYILCIIEYVFQEKTLAEIKKRQEGIARLRTDGHGMLAWWGGELPKGCQICLHGKRGFQPIRSVTKCNLRCKFCYYSSEHDEYEELLPGHFQVNSMYRQTDDVKVMIDKQGAELGGVAWVYFEPFTDIEKHYELIQYIHKRGLYQWMYTNGTLCSETSLKKLAECGLDELRFNLAATHCSRPVLENMRIAAKYVPAVGIESPMYREYYEALLQNKTEILESGIKFINCAELHLHSDNVQDFSDDGLYVYKYGYVSPVTSRHYTYDLMELAEKEGWRGITIHDCSNQTKVYRGILKRANFGVVDYKSQNGLPPGWQRRIVEKYPEVFEPFLDVR from the coding sequence ATGAACCTAAATCAATGGCAACAAACGCTCCAGGCACGGTTCAAAGGTATCTATTCTATTCCCCAGCTTCTTGAGGAGATTGAAGCGTCACATAAAAAACTGCTGCGTGGATTTGACAGGAAGGCAAATTATATTCTTTGCATTATTGAATATGTATTCCAGGAAAAGACGTTAGCAGAAATTAAAAAAAGGCAGGAGGGCATTGCCCGTCTTCGTACGGACGGTCACGGTATGCTGGCTTGGTGGGGCGGGGAATTGCCTAAGGGCTGTCAGATATGTCTTCACGGCAAACGCGGATTTCAACCCATTCGCTCTGTAACAAAATGCAATCTGCGGTGCAAGTTTTGCTATTACAGCAGTGAGCACGATGAGTATGAGGAGCTTCTTCCCGGACATTTTCAGGTAAACTCCATGTACAGGCAAACAGACGACGTCAAGGTTATGATAGACAAGCAGGGCGCGGAGCTCGGGGGAGTTGCCTGGGTTTATTTTGAGCCCTTTACGGATATAGAGAAGCATTATGAGTTGATCCAATATATCCATAAACGGGGATTGTACCAGTGGATGTATACTAACGGAACGTTATGCAGCGAAACATCATTAAAAAAACTTGCTGAATGCGGGCTTGACGAACTCAGGTTTAATCTGGCAGCTACGCATTGCAGCAGGCCGGTACTGGAAAACATGCGTATTGCTGCAAAGTACGTACCGGCTGTCGGGATTGAATCTCCAATGTATCGTGAGTATTATGAAGCATTGCTGCAAAACAAAACGGAGATACTGGAAAGCGGCATCAAATTTATAAATTGTGCAGAGCTTCATCTCCACTCGGATAATGTACAAGACTTTTCTGACGATGGGCTATATGTCTACAAGTATGGATATGTTTCTCCCGTTACAAGCCGGCATTATACCTATGATCTGATGGAACTGGCGGAAAAGGAGGGGTGGAGAGGTATTACCATCCATGATTGTTCCAACCAGACCAAGGTTTACCGGGGCATTTTAAAAAGAGCCAATTTCGGTGTGGTGGATTACAAGTCCCAAAACGGACTGCCCCCGGGATGGCAGCGGCGGATTGTAGAAAAATATCCTGAGGTTTTCGAACCGTTTTTGGATGTGCGATAA
- a CDS encoding pentapeptide repeat-containing protein — translation MNFIGKWNFSTPDNAFIGIDSGGKLIIYPKPVDGMLNFNAYGSNSKFMLQSAVLSGTGAGKYVEGAGDNYQASLEREGAVYNFALEDAGNDKIRIVDFGINGQGTDVYYLNVSGQTLGRVKKDSNPPSTTLFTQTVVTNGLDFIQKWGGEGADFTWVYFGGVQFSSGVRFSNATLSYCNFEAAVLLNARFQTTQLDHTNFKKAALTGANLNNACLNNSDLTGAFLSNAVMNQIKCREAVLEEANLSGTSLNDADFTSARLRKADFTKAIVNGVNLTDTDLREVKMSNPKDPGQWTIYMKNAVISSKTNFAGAQMQYLNLTGQNLDNVVFAHTDLTGSAMDNTRLNHADLSYANLSNVSITGNIPMHGANLSNSVLSSTNLTGAQMGSLSVLFRITDQTGVAGFKKALQNSDTVTVKKIFADNGVPLEGDIVINSSQYAPERVWEVRTATKTYTVRLEIINNAEAMVVYETVTAAIIENAYMMNAVLTSANLYNVRASGIQLFGPKAKLDGNAILEKAQFDASNLSGLNLKQALLYGINLNYSNLVGAQLQGAKLGLDSDGGQATLKNSNLQGADFSDASLDYAMFTDAAVSVGSDDGMGRPDGVWLFSAPSDQTEVCLQELENSKKLFNMPIEMEQNLQPGKVSPELRDAFAQHDVELSADALVCGQEIGFQWQITDGNEQYLIYEGCDQQKYTPALIVDVISTSESFPIPLSLKSDLKNGPVSNLIKVAFETYGSINLTDRAWLTVQPISVVWQVVDSNINYTLWRGLDMSCSLALFARPSLSNVTALFGSRSVVLSQRAQVTANGTGKYMLDNDSNNPYNPLNGYIRFNVIKNGNVLDVYGYAVRILATGADNQQEYKNIICEVTKLSENELTDQTVCPNSAFTRTNKANMLPFRQWMRARVLPRPPVCIPSLDGTYYCPNSVEGGM, via the coding sequence ATGAACTTTATCGGAAAATGGAACTTTTCCACCCCGGATAATGCTTTTATAGGTATTGACTCTGGGGGAAAGCTGATAATCTATCCGAAACCGGTGGATGGAATGTTGAATTTTAATGCTTATGGCAGCAACAGCAAATTTATGCTTCAGTCTGCCGTTTTATCCGGAACAGGCGCCGGAAAATATGTGGAGGGAGCAGGTGATAATTATCAGGCTTCTCTGGAGCGTGAAGGTGCGGTGTATAACTTTGCGCTGGAGGATGCAGGAAATGACAAGATCCGGATTGTGGATTTCGGTATAAACGGACAAGGAACGGACGTTTATTATCTCAATGTTTCCGGTCAAACCCTTGGGCGTGTCAAAAAAGACAGCAATCCGCCTTCAACCACTCTATTTACTCAAACTGTTGTGACAAACGGTTTGGATTTTATCCAGAAGTGGGGGGGCGAAGGAGCAGATTTTACATGGGTATATTTCGGGGGAGTACAATTTTCAAGCGGGGTCAGGTTTTCCAATGCAACATTGTCCTATTGTAATTTTGAAGCTGCCGTTCTGCTCAATGCCCGTTTTCAGACTACCCAGTTGGATCATACGAATTTTAAGAAAGCTGCGCTGACAGGTGCTAATTTAAATAATGCCTGCTTAAATAACAGCGACCTTACCGGTGCTTTCCTTTCAAATGCAGTGATGAATCAGATAAAATGCCGGGAGGCAGTTCTTGAAGAAGCGAACCTTAGCGGGACTTCGTTGAATGATGCAGACTTCACTTCTGCCAGACTAAGAAAAGCGGACTTCACCAAGGCGATAGTCAACGGGGTCAATTTGACCGATACCGATCTCAGAGAGGTTAAGATGAGCAACCCCAAAGATCCCGGACAATGGACCATCTATATGAAAAATGCTGTTATCAGTTCAAAGACCAACTTTGCCGGAGCGCAAATGCAGTATTTAAACCTCACAGGTCAAAATCTGGACAACGTTGTTTTTGCCCATACGGATCTGACAGGGTCGGCAATGGACAATACAAGGCTCAATCATGCAGACCTTAGTTATGCAAACCTGTCAAATGTCAGTATTACCGGAAATATTCCAATGCATGGAGCAAATCTTTCCAATTCAGTTTTAAGCTCAACCAACCTGACGGGTGCTCAAATGGGCTCTTTGAGCGTGTTGTTCCGTATTACGGATCAAACGGGGGTTGCAGGGTTTAAAAAAGCGCTGCAGAATTCCGATACGGTAACGGTGAAAAAGATATTTGCCGATAACGGTGTACCTTTAGAGGGAGATATAGTAATAAACTCATCCCAGTATGCCCCGGAAAGGGTCTGGGAGGTCCGTACCGCAACAAAAACCTATACGGTCAGGCTGGAAATAATAAATAACGCTGAGGCAATGGTGGTGTATGAGACAGTTACTGCCGCTATAATTGAAAATGCCTATATGATGAATGCGGTGCTTACCTCTGCTAATCTTTATAATGTCAGAGCCTCAGGAATACAGCTGTTCGGACCCAAAGCAAAGCTGGACGGGAATGCCATTTTGGAAAAAGCCCAATTTGACGCCTCAAATTTAAGCGGACTTAATTTAAAACAAGCCCTGCTTTACGGCATTAATTTGAACTATAGCAATCTGGTCGGCGCGCAGCTTCAAGGAGCAAAGCTTGGGCTGGATTCCGACGGTGGGCAGGCTACCTTGAAAAATTCCAATTTACAGGGAGCGGATTTCTCGGATGCGTCCCTTGATTATGCCATGTTCACCGATGCCGCTGTTTCTGTGGGCAGTGATGATGGCATGGGTAGACCTGACGGTGTCTGGCTTTTTAGTGCCCCGTCAGACCAGACCGAGGTTTGCCTGCAAGAGTTGGAAAACAGCAAAAAGCTGTTCAATATGCCGATAGAAATGGAACAAAATTTGCAGCCGGGAAAGGTGAGCCCGGAGCTGAGGGATGCATTTGCACAGCATGACGTTGAATTGAGTGCCGATGCGCTTGTTTGCGGTCAGGAGATAGGCTTTCAGTGGCAGATAACCGATGGAAATGAGCAATATCTTATTTACGAAGGCTGCGATCAGCAAAAATATACACCTGCGTTGATCGTAGATGTCATTTCTACGTCCGAGAGCTTTCCGATTCCTCTTAGCCTTAAAAGTGATCTAAAGAACGGTCCTGTGTCCAATTTAATTAAAGTTGCTTTCGAAACATACGGCTCTATTAATTTGACCGACCGGGCCTGGCTGACCGTACAGCCGATATCTGTTGTATGGCAGGTGGTGGATTCCAACATAAATTATACTTTGTGGCGCGGTTTGGATATGTCCTGTTCTTTAGCCCTGTTTGCCCGCCCTAGTCTCTCAAACGTTACGGCGTTGTTCGGCTCCCGTTCAGTGGTGCTTAGTCAGCGTGCCCAGGTAACTGCAAACGGAACCGGTAAATATATGCTTGACAATGACAGCAATAATCCGTACAATCCGCTAAATGGTTATATACGGTTTAATGTGATTAAAAATGGTAATGTTCTGGATGTTTATGGGTATGCTGTTCGAATTTTGGCTACCGGTGCCGATAATCAGCAGGAATATAAAAACATTATATGTGAGGTTACCAAGCTGTCTGAAAATGAATTGACGGATCAAACTGTATGTCCGAACAGTGCATTCACCAGGACAAACAAAGCCAATATGCTGCCCTTTCGCCAATGGATGCGTGCCCGTGTACTTCCGCGGCCACCCGTATGTATACCGTCTCTGGACGGAACCTATTATTGTCCCAATAGCGTGGAAGGCGGTATGTAG
- a CDS encoding type I polyketide synthase, with the protein MKKNIKSIYEPIAIVGMGCRFPGGVNTPAGFWELLRNGVCAITETPSDRWSNDLFYSKDREKPGKINAIHGGFLDRIDLFDPYFFGISPHEAAWVDPQQRLLLEVTWEALEDGGQKPVELEGTDVGVFVGALALDYHTLQFSDMLQYDMSPYTSTGSMGTMLSNRISYIFNFRGPSLTLDSACSSSLVAVHYACESLRRGECSIAVAGGVTLMFTPQHSIAEAKGGFLSSSGLCKSFDAGADGYVRGEGVGIVVLKPLDRAIADNDQIQAVILGSAVNQDGRTKGITVPNSEAQEAVLRMAYQKAQVEPSRVRYIEAHGTGTPVGDPIEANTLGRFFSAYSDGAELIIGSCKSNIGHTEAAAGVAGLIKAVLCLKHNKIPPNLHFNRPNPKIDFEKYRMKVPTNVTAWPENAEDAVCGVNSFGYGGTNAHLVLSRMNSYCKANETKHKVLTRPFLLPISARSKDSLREYTKAYGQLSSGIYSSDELFDLCFSAGMRRDHHSYRMGIVFQHQAELVRQLEGYFRDGYSSSIVSGYASANPSPRLVWAFSGMGAPWWGMGRVLLEKEEVFQQAVTRCDRIFKEIAGWSILEELTRDEVSSRMNEAWVSQPANFALQIALAALWRSWGIKPDVIVGHSVGEIAAFYEAGCLELKDALRLVYHRSQLQRRLEGRGTMLAVGLCATEAEILCREFSRISIAVVNGPASVVLSGDREKLESIALSLEKKGIFAKMLNVNVPFHSSCMDEILDEFGECLKSIVPHSAVCPLYSTVTGGIIQGFEADAGYWQRNLREPVRFAPVIQSLIEEGFDTFLEIGPHPVLSVPISECLGTKNGTVLYSLHRRENDQQTMIRSLGVLYTRGFAIDWSKLYPGGKTTSLPTYPWQRESYWVEPDSGRRVRLGLKDHPLLGIRMPQAIPMWENEISLEKQPFLADHVVTGRTMYPGACFIEAAYGALHTLFCDKSCYILEEIEFKKGLTVTGQNILQFYLDREQAAFSIFASADFGRTDMALRASGRIRQTPGTDCLNIVDINAIREKLASYLSSTVIYTRLKDIGFAYGPEFQGIYEACVGLDEALAEVRMPCRNEEVDSSYFFHPILLDSCFQALLLADMGPESGCRNKEIQIPVKIKSMRVLRRPPERLFAHARVVSRDESSTTGDLWIYDDAGFLVAEIRGFLKQTADMAVLHIDRKTLDSWVYSVCWTHKNNINLHGDSSVGFRKAPVNSLWVIFSDNSGLGEKLAFSITARGGAAVLVFPGEALSASSDGTAFKLSPQKEEEYLSLFQSLKSREGQVCHRIIHLWNLDAGGGEKIRYADYVQSRTLGCLSVLYIMKAMEALNITAKLWITTRNAWPAGDDKTGLNIFQAPVWGLGRIIGHQEMLRNWGGAIDLSQDALGNYEADLILNEILNPDGEDQIAWRNKGRFVLRMKRASRINPSFPASFRADGTYLITGAFGALGKEVVKEMVRCGARHLVLMSRSNIPDRCEWDSADQNSSLGKKVAFIRQLEKAGAKIYIAAVDVGDMEQLNEFLTRFRENEGLPFRGVMHCAGIVRDKLLNQMDEDTFNAVLGPKVWGAWLLHEAMRGEPLEYFVLFSSISSLISFPGQGNYAAANTFLDALASYRRGLGLPALCIHWGPWTLGMARDLNLIDHFQSEGIACFSRGEGLCLWEHLIAQSVDQLGVFQVDWNRLFQVLPFCPPMFSELLEDVSKQNILEGSGAEMLQKKLSAANSAKAKEKVIGEYLFDLIVEKMNFDRSLLDEEKSLPALGLDSLMAVNLRVRVFQDTGVALTAGELLSDRPLKEIVSLLTVSIQ; encoded by the coding sequence ATGAAAAAAAATATCAAATCTATTTATGAACCCATTGCTATTGTAGGAATGGGGTGTCGGTTCCCCGGAGGTGTTAATACTCCTGCCGGGTTTTGGGAGCTTTTACGTAATGGTGTATGCGCTATAACCGAAACACCGTCGGATCGTTGGAGCAACGATTTGTTTTACAGTAAGGATCGGGAAAAGCCGGGGAAGATCAATGCTATTCATGGTGGATTCCTTGATCGGATTGATCTTTTTGACCCTTATTTCTTTGGGATTTCCCCACATGAGGCTGCTTGGGTTGATCCGCAGCAGAGGCTATTGCTGGAAGTAACATGGGAAGCCTTGGAGGACGGGGGACAAAAACCTGTAGAGCTTGAGGGTACCGATGTTGGCGTTTTTGTGGGTGCCCTTGCTCTGGATTATCATACGCTACAGTTTAGTGATATGCTTCAATATGATATGAGCCCATATACCTCCACAGGAAGTATGGGAACTATGCTTTCCAATAGAATTTCTTATATTTTTAATTTTAGAGGGCCTTCACTTACTTTAGACTCTGCATGTTCGTCATCACTGGTGGCAGTTCATTATGCGTGTGAAAGCCTGCGGCGGGGAGAGTGTTCAATTGCTGTTGCCGGAGGAGTTACTCTTATGTTTACACCTCAGCATAGTATTGCCGAAGCCAAAGGTGGATTTTTGTCGTCCAGCGGGCTATGCAAATCATTTGATGCCGGTGCTGACGGGTATGTCCGGGGGGAGGGCGTGGGTATTGTCGTGCTTAAGCCTCTTGATCGTGCAATTGCCGATAATGACCAGATTCAAGCGGTGATACTCGGCAGTGCTGTGAATCAAGACGGACGGACCAAGGGAATTACCGTGCCGAATTCTGAAGCTCAGGAAGCAGTGCTTCGTATGGCATATCAAAAGGCTCAAGTTGAGCCGTCGCGAGTTCGGTATATCGAGGCTCATGGTACCGGTACACCGGTTGGAGATCCTATAGAAGCCAATACTTTGGGGAGATTTTTCAGTGCATATTCCGATGGTGCGGAGCTAATCATTGGTTCCTGCAAGAGCAATATCGGGCATACGGAAGCAGCTGCCGGGGTTGCCGGGTTAATAAAAGCGGTTTTATGTCTTAAGCATAATAAAATACCGCCGAATCTTCACTTTAATCGGCCAAATCCTAAGATTGACTTTGAAAAGTACCGTATGAAGGTTCCCACCAATGTGACAGCATGGCCGGAAAACGCTGAGGATGCTGTCTGTGGTGTAAATTCTTTCGGATATGGCGGAACAAACGCACATCTTGTTCTAAGTAGAATGAATAGTTATTGCAAAGCTAATGAGACTAAGCATAAGGTTCTAACCCGTCCGTTTCTTTTGCCGATTTCCGCTCGAAGTAAAGATTCCCTGCGTGAATATACTAAAGCATATGGACAGCTTTCATCGGGAATTTATTCTTCCGATGAGCTTTTCGATCTGTGCTTTAGTGCGGGTATGAGACGGGATCACCATTCTTACCGGATGGGGATTGTTTTTCAGCATCAAGCGGAGTTGGTAAGGCAATTGGAAGGATATTTTAGGGATGGGTATTCATCTTCAATTGTTTCCGGATATGCATCTGCAAACCCCAGCCCACGACTTGTCTGGGCCTTTTCGGGCATGGGTGCGCCGTGGTGGGGAATGGGTCGGGTTTTACTGGAAAAAGAAGAGGTGTTTCAACAAGCTGTTACCCGTTGTGACCGCATTTTTAAGGAAATTGCAGGTTGGTCGATACTGGAAGAGCTAACCCGGGACGAAGTTTCCAGTCGTATGAATGAGGCATGGGTTTCACAGCCTGCAAATTTTGCTTTGCAAATAGCTTTGGCTGCACTATGGCGCTCGTGGGGCATTAAACCTGATGTGATTGTCGGACACAGCGTGGGTGAAATTGCTGCTTTTTATGAAGCAGGATGTCTTGAGCTAAAGGATGCGTTGAGATTGGTTTACCACCGCAGCCAACTACAGAGAAGATTGGAGGGCCGGGGGACGATGCTTGCTGTTGGACTTTGTGCGACAGAGGCCGAAATACTATGCCGGGAATTTTCCCGCATATCGATAGCTGTTGTTAATGGTCCTGCTTCGGTGGTTTTGTCGGGAGATAGAGAGAAGCTTGAGAGTATTGCTTTAAGCCTTGAGAAAAAAGGCATTTTTGCAAAAATGCTTAATGTTAACGTTCCCTTTCACAGTTCTTGTATGGACGAGATATTGGATGAGTTCGGGGAATGTCTTAAAAGTATTGTTCCTCATAGTGCTGTTTGCCCGCTTTACTCCACTGTCACCGGTGGAATAATTCAAGGGTTTGAGGCGGATGCCGGGTACTGGCAGCGCAATTTGCGTGAACCTGTCCGGTTTGCTCCGGTTATACAGTCATTGATTGAAGAGGGATTTGATACATTTTTAGAGATCGGTCCTCATCCTGTGCTTTCGGTACCCATATCGGAATGCCTTGGTACAAAGAATGGGACTGTGCTCTATTCGCTTCACCGCAGAGAAAATGATCAGCAGACTATGATAAGGTCTTTGGGAGTTCTTTATACACGAGGCTTTGCTATAGACTGGAGTAAGCTTTACCCGGGAGGAAAAACAACTTCCCTTCCTACATATCCCTGGCAACGTGAAAGCTACTGGGTTGAACCGGATTCGGGAAGGCGTGTACGATTGGGGCTTAAGGACCATCCGCTGCTGGGTATTAGAATGCCGCAGGCAATTCCTATGTGGGAAAATGAGATTAGCTTGGAGAAGCAGCCTTTTTTAGCGGACCATGTTGTGACAGGACGTACCATGTACCCGGGTGCATGCTTTATTGAGGCAGCATATGGAGCGCTGCATACGCTTTTTTGTGATAAGAGCTGCTATATTTTAGAGGAAATAGAGTTTAAAAAGGGACTTACCGTTACGGGGCAGAACATTCTACAGTTTTATCTGGATAGGGAGCAGGCGGCTTTTTCTATCTTTGCCTCTGCCGATTTTGGCAGGACGGATATGGCCCTGCGTGCTTCGGGACGGATTCGGCAGACACCGGGGACGGATTGCTTAAATATTGTTGATATCAATGCTATACGAGAAAAACTTGCCTCTTATTTGTCCTCAACAGTTATCTATACAAGGTTGAAGGATATTGGGTTTGCTTATGGACCTGAGTTTCAGGGAATTTATGAAGCATGTGTTGGTTTGGATGAGGCATTGGCAGAGGTGCGTATGCCTTGTAGAAATGAAGAGGTAGACTCATCCTATTTCTTTCATCCAATTCTTCTGGACTCATGCTTTCAGGCATTGCTGCTGGCAGATATGGGGCCGGAGTCAGGTTGCAGGAATAAAGAGATTCAGATCCCTGTAAAAATTAAAAGCATGAGAGTGCTTCGACGCCCGCCTGAACGTCTCTTTGCCCATGCCCGTGTGGTAAGCCGTGATGAATCAAGCACAACCGGCGATTTGTGGATTTATGATGATGCAGGCTTTTTGGTAGCTGAAATTCGTGGCTTTTTGAAGCAAACCGCAGATATGGCCGTATTGCATATCGACCGGAAGACATTGGACAGCTGGGTATATTCGGTTTGCTGGACTCATAAAAACAATATAAATCTCCATGGGGATTCTTCAGTTGGTTTTCGTAAAGCGCCTGTCAACAGTCTTTGGGTAATTTTTTCTGATAATTCGGGGCTTGGTGAAAAGCTGGCTTTTTCTATTACTGCAAGGGGCGGCGCTGCTGTTTTGGTTTTTCCCGGAGAAGCCTTGTCTGCATCCTCAGACGGCACTGCATTTAAGCTTTCTCCTCAGAAGGAAGAGGAGTATCTTAGCCTTTTCCAATCTCTTAAGAGCAGGGAGGGGCAGGTTTGCCACAGGATTATTCATCTTTGGAACCTGGATGCGGGCGGCGGTGAGAAGATAAGATACGCTGATTATGTGCAAAGCCGCACGTTGGGGTGCCTGTCGGTTCTTTATATAATGAAAGCCATGGAGGCGCTGAATATTACGGCAAAGCTTTGGATTACCACTCGAAACGCTTGGCCGGCCGGAGATGACAAAACCGGTTTGAATATTTTTCAAGCTCCGGTTTGGGGGTTGGGGCGCATTATCGGACATCAGGAGATGCTAAGAAACTGGGGAGGAGCGATTGACCTTTCGCAAGATGCTTTGGGGAATTATGAGGCAGATTTGATTTTGAATGAAATTTTGAATCCGGACGGAGAAGATCAGATTGCCTGGCGTAATAAGGGGCGTTTTGTACTTCGGATGAAAAGAGCTTCACGGATTAATCCGTCGTTTCCGGCTTCGTTTCGTGCCGACGGTACATATTTGATTACGGGGGCATTCGGTGCACTGGGGAAGGAAGTGGTCAAAGAGATGGTCCGCTGTGGTGCCCGTCATCTTGTTTTAATGAGCCGGAGCAATATTCCGGACCGCTGCGAATGGGATTCGGCGGACCAAAACAGCAGTCTTGGGAAAAAAGTTGCTTTTATCCGGCAGTTGGAGAAAGCCGGTGCAAAAATTTACATAGCTGCGGTAGATGTAGGGGATATGGAACAACTTAACGAGTTTCTGACACGGTTCAGAGAAAATGAAGGGCTTCCGTTTAGGGGAGTGATGCATTGTGCCGGCATTGTACGGGATAAGCTTTTAAACCAAATGGATGAGGATACATTTAATGCTGTGCTCGGGCCCAAGGTCTGGGGAGCCTGGCTGCTGCACGAAGCTATGCGCGGGGAGCCGTTGGAGTATTTTGTTCTTTTTTCATCGATATCATCCTTGATATCTTTCCCGGGACAGGGTAATTACGCTGCAGCCAATACATTTTTGGATGCCCTTGCATCTTATCGGAGAGGCCTTGGTTTGCCCGCCCTATGTATTCATTGGGGGCCTTGGACCTTGGGAATGGCCCGGGATTTGAACCTTATAGATCATTTTCAGTCTGAGGGCATCGCTTGTTTTTCCCGAGGGGAAGGGCTGTGCCTGTGGGAGCATCTTATTGCCCAAAGTGTTGACCAACTGGGAGTTTTTCAGGTTGACTGGAATCGGCTTTTTCAGGTATTGCCGTTTTGTCCTCCGATGTTTTCCGAACTGTTAGAGGATGTTTCCAAACAAAATATACTGGAGGGCAGCGGTGCTGAAATGCTGCAAAAGAAACTGAGTGCTGCAAATTCCGCAAAGGCAAAAGAGAAGGTTATAGGTGAGTACCTTTTCGATTTGATTGTGGAAAAAATGAATTTTGACCGTTCTTTATTGGATGAAGAAAAGTCCCTTCCTGCATTGGGGCTTGATTCATTAATGGCTGTAAACCTTAGGGTCAGAGTATTTCAGGATACAGGTGTGGCCTTAACTGCCGGAGAGCTGTTGAGTGATCGCCCCTTAAAGGAGATAGTTTCTTTGCTTACTGTAAGTATTCAATAA